In Methanobacteriaceae archaeon, the following are encoded in one genomic region:
- a CDS encoding phosphoenolpyruvate protein kinase has translation MEVKSKYVLDLKDQDLTLERGGGKALNLAKMLRSGFEIPPALVVSVDAYDLFIKNELETKISEILDSINFESENSISRGCSSIRDLIKKEELPHELYSELQEEIKALPEGYYAVRSSAVAEDLEDASFAGQLDSFLNIKKEDILDKVVDCWASYWTDRAVKYRHDSSIGHLDTELTAAGIAVLVQKMVNAQISGVTFTANPVNGTDEIVIESTWGLGEAIASGIVTPDIYVLERDGTLKEKTIKTKKKGYFLINGENTLINIDEEKRKTPTLNNEILKELLDIAIKLEEFFGVPQDIEWALEGEYNPSGVGIKKPKPCKIFILQSRPVTTLTDDFSKDDDDILWTRAYGDEYWADATTPLFYDVMGKMLTDYVNHEGARIMGYKEITDTPLLKLHKSRVYFNSWVLEKAFSYYPKFARSKELLNYFPLEDQERISHYPSILHKTLLSQFLVAIRDPDGMMHRTDKAYRKWAEGFMEKCESFDKTNLKALSDEELLELYDDIETRGIKHYRLIRYGMVSHSIATNLMVKNWLVKWLDDNDGSLYAGLISGLDDNKTVEMNIRFSDLAKLLKEDHELLQKVNSIKDIRSLSASQIYELISSHPQFREEFDLFISDYGHRSNTREILYPRWREDPAYVLEVVKLLSSSDLDLRKKELESQENRLKTEKEVSNRIKKLRAGFFKEKVFRIVLKLAQTYLTFRENQRFYLDHLLFRQRLMLREMGKRLVERNILQKVDDVFFLYEKELFTLFNPKNLPGGSAENINQNNSLENENIPSEVGDMILERKKEFHRFKSSLPPKFIKNGIEFDDTVTEDHQNAVYGAAASPGTFTGTARVVESIEELSQLEENEILITSNTDPAWTAVFSKVGGLITETGGILSHGAVISREYRIPAVTAVKGATEIFKTGEKLIVDGNEGVVYRP, from the coding sequence ATGGAAGTTAAAAGTAAATACGTGTTAGATCTCAAAGATCAGGATCTTACCCTGGAAAGAGGGGGTGGGAAAGCCCTGAACCTGGCAAAAATGTTAAGATCCGGCTTTGAAATTCCTCCAGCACTGGTTGTTTCGGTAGATGCCTACGACCTTTTTATTAAAAATGAATTAGAAACTAAGATATCAGAGATACTGGACTCTATTAACTTTGAAAGCGAAAATTCCATCTCCAGAGGGTGTTCTTCCATAAGAGACCTTATTAAGAAAGAAGAATTACCTCATGAATTGTACTCAGAACTCCAGGAAGAAATAAAAGCCCTTCCTGAAGGATACTATGCAGTAAGATCATCCGCAGTGGCTGAGGACCTGGAAGATGCCAGTTTCGCCGGGCAACTGGACAGTTTTCTGAATATAAAAAAAGAGGATATTCTGGATAAAGTTGTTGATTGCTGGGCTTCCTACTGGACTGATCGTGCGGTTAAATACAGGCACGATTCTTCCATCGGACATCTGGACACCGAACTGACTGCTGCAGGGATAGCAGTTCTGGTTCAGAAAATGGTCAATGCCCAGATCAGTGGGGTGACCTTCACTGCCAACCCGGTGAACGGGACTGATGAAATTGTAATTGAATCCACTTGGGGCCTTGGTGAAGCCATTGCCTCGGGAATAGTCACACCAGACATTTATGTCCTAGAAAGAGACGGAACATTGAAGGAAAAAACCATCAAAACCAAAAAGAAAGGATACTTCCTAATCAACGGTGAAAATACTTTAATTAATATTGATGAAGAAAAAAGGAAAACCCCAACTCTCAATAACGAAATCCTCAAAGAACTGCTGGATATTGCAATCAAGCTTGAAGAATTCTTTGGAGTGCCCCAGGACATTGAATGGGCCCTTGAAGGTGAATATAATCCGTCAGGAGTGGGAATAAAAAAACCAAAACCCTGCAAAATTTTCATACTCCAATCACGCCCTGTAACCACCCTCACCGATGATTTCAGTAAGGATGACGATGATATTTTATGGACACGGGCTTACGGGGATGAATACTGGGCTGATGCCACCACACCCCTCTTTTATGATGTTATGGGTAAAATGCTCACTGATTATGTGAACCACGAAGGTGCCAGGATTATGGGTTATAAAGAAATAACTGACACCCCACTCTTAAAACTTCATAAATCACGGGTTTACTTCAACAGCTGGGTCCTGGAAAAAGCCTTTTCATATTACCCTAAATTCGCCCGGTCCAAAGAGTTATTGAACTACTTTCCCCTGGAAGATCAGGAGCGCATATCCCATTACCCTTCCATACTGCACAAAACCTTACTCTCCCAGTTTTTAGTGGCTATCCGGGACCCGGATGGTATGATGCACCGCACAGATAAAGCCTACCGAAAATGGGCAGAAGGTTTCATGGAAAAATGTGAATCATTCGACAAAACCAATTTAAAGGCACTGAGTGATGAGGAGCTTTTAGAACTCTATGATGATATTGAAACCAGGGGGATTAAGCATTACCGGCTGATCAGATACGGTATGGTTTCTCATTCCATTGCCACCAACCTCATGGTTAAAAACTGGCTGGTGAAATGGCTGGATGATAATGATGGATCCCTTTATGCTGGTTTAATTTCCGGATTAGATGATAATAAAACTGTGGAAATGAATATCCGATTTTCTGACCTGGCCAAACTTTTAAAGGAAGATCATGAACTATTGCAAAAAGTAAATTCAATAAAGGACATCCGCTCCCTGAGTGCATCCCAGATTTATGAATTAATCTCTTCCCATCCCCAATTTAGAGAAGAATTTGATTTGTTTATTTCTGACTATGGACACCGTTCTAATACCCGTGAAATATTATACCCCCGCTGGAGGGAAGACCCGGCCTATGTGTTGGAAGTGGTTAAATTATTATCATCCTCAGATTTAGACCTGAGAAAAAAAGAATTAGAAAGCCAAGAAAACAGGTTGAAAACCGAAAAAGAAGTTTCAAATAGAATAAAAAAACTTAGAGCCGGATTTTTCAAGGAAAAAGTATTCAGGATTGTTCTGAAATTAGCTCAGACCTACCTGACATTCCGGGAAAATCAGAGATTCTACCTGGACCATCTCCTTTTCCGTCAGAGATTGATGCTCCGGGAGATGGGAAAGAGACTGGTGGAGAGGAATATTCTCCAAAAAGTCGATGACGTGTTCTTCTTATACGAAAAAGAATTATTCACCCTCTTCAATCCAAAAAATCTTCCAGGGGGTTCAGCAGAAAATATAAATCAAAATAATTCCCTTGAAAATGAAAACATCCCTTCAGAAGTGGGGGATATGATTCTGGAAAGGAAAAAAGAATTTCACCGCTTTAAATCATCCCTACCCCCAAAATTTATTAAAAACGGGATTGAATTTGATGACACAGTCACTGAGGACCATCAAAATGCAGTTTACGGTGCGGCAGCCAGCCCCGGAACCTTCACCGGCACTGCCCGGGTGGTGGAATCCATTGAGGAACTATCACAACTGGAAGAAAATGAAATTCTCATCACCAGTAACACTGACCCTGCCTGGACTGCAGTGTTCTCAAAGGTGGGCGGCCTTATCACAGAAACTGGTGGCATCCTATCCCATGGAGCCGTTATTTCACGTGAGTACCGGATACCTGCAGTCACTGCAGTTAAAGGAGCCACCGAAATTTTTAAGACAGGTGAAAAATTAATAGTGGATGGTAATGAGGGAGTGGTTTATAGACCCTGA
- the cas2 gene encoding CRISPR-associated endonuclease Cas2, whose amino-acid sequence MYVIIVYDINVDRVNKVKGFLRKHLYWIQNSVFEGEVTKSELEEIKTGLLEIIEKDTDSVIIYQFRTEDAFNRKVLGVEKSPIDGII is encoded by the coding sequence ATGTATGTGATTATTGTCTATGATATAAATGTTGATCGAGTGAATAAAGTCAAAGGATTTCTCAGGAAACACCTTTACTGGATTCAAAATTCAGTTTTTGAGGGAGAGGTAACTAAAAGTGAGCTTGAAGAAATAAAGACAGGCTTGCTGGAAATTATAGAAAAAGATACTGATTCTGTGATAATATATCAGTTTAGAACTGAGGATGCTTTCAATAGAAAAGTTTTAGGAGTTGAAAAATCACCCATAGACGGCATAATATAA
- the cas1b gene encoding type I-B CRISPR-associated endonuclease Cas1, whose protein sequence is MKKNYYLLSDGLLKRRENTVYFVNKDGKKPIPINKIYSIYAYGSLTFSSQAMHLLAKEGIPVHFFNYYGYYDGSFYPREKLLSGDLIIKQAEHYLHDERRIFIAKKFVEGAAKNMEKVLKYYNLENQINTILDDLDGCRRTTEVMNVEGRIRADYYKKMNEILPESFNFDKREKRPPKNMINALISFGNSMLYSTVLSEIYNTQLNPTISYLHEPSERRFSLALDLSEIFKPILVDRLIFYLVNKKMLNEADFEKDLDYCLLNDKGRKTFIKQYDERLKNTIKHRELNRKVSYKRLIRLEAYKLIKHLLGSKEYKPFVMWW, encoded by the coding sequence ATGAAGAAGAACTATTATTTGCTGTCAGATGGGTTGCTTAAAAGAAGGGAGAACACAGTTTACTTTGTGAATAAAGATGGCAAGAAGCCCATTCCAATTAACAAAATTTATTCAATTTATGCCTATGGTTCATTAACTTTCTCATCCCAGGCAATGCATCTTCTAGCCAAAGAGGGAATACCAGTTCATTTCTTCAATTATTACGGCTATTATGATGGGAGTTTCTATCCAAGAGAAAAGCTGTTATCCGGGGATCTGATTATAAAACAAGCTGAACATTACTTGCACGATGAGAGGAGAATTTTTATAGCTAAAAAGTTCGTGGAAGGCGCTGCAAAGAACATGGAAAAGGTTTTGAAATATTACAACCTTGAAAACCAGATAAACACAATATTAGATGATTTAGATGGCTGCAGAAGGACAACGGAAGTAATGAATGTAGAAGGCAGAATACGTGCTGATTATTATAAGAAAATGAATGAAATTCTCCCTGAAAGTTTTAATTTCGATAAAAGAGAAAAAAGACCTCCAAAAAATATGATAAATGCACTTATAAGCTTTGGAAACTCCATGCTCTATTCTACAGTATTATCCGAGATTTACAATACTCAACTCAACCCCACCATTAGTTATCTTCATGAGCCCTCTGAACGCAGATTTTCCCTGGCACTTGATTTAAGCGAGATTTTCAAACCAATCCTGGTGGATAGGCTAATTTTCTATCTCGTGAATAAGAAGATGCTAAATGAGGCTGACTTTGAAAAAGACCTTGATTACTGTCTTTTAAATGATAAGGGAAGGAAAACTTTCATAAAGCAATATGATGAAAGACTTAAAAATACCATTAAGCATCGAGAACTTAACCGGAAGGTTTCATACAAAAGACTGATACGGCTTGAGGCTTATAAACTCATAAAACATCTTTTAGGTTCCAAGGAATACAAACCATTTGTGATGTGGTGGTAA
- the cas4 gene encoding CRISPR-associated protein Cas4 encodes MLSDSEKELRIIGTQINYYFICKMKLWLFSHHIQMEHESDLVSLGKLLHQKSYNNEKEYTIDNLIAVDFIKKREHLELHEVKKSSKMQKAHEYQLLYYMYYLKHEKGIRNIKGIINYPKIRKKTCIDLDESKEKELKNIIKEIVNIINNDPPKPEKMKICRRCAYFEFCWV; translated from the coding sequence ATGCTTTCAGACTCCGAAAAAGAACTCAGGATAATTGGAACTCAAATAAATTATTATTTCATCTGCAAGATGAAACTATGGCTTTTTTCTCACCACATCCAGATGGAACATGAATCAGATCTTGTATCCCTTGGAAAATTGCTCCACCAGAAAAGCTACAATAATGAAAAAGAGTACACAATCGATAATTTAATAGCTGTTGATTTTATTAAAAAAAGGGAACATCTCGAGCTTCATGAGGTTAAAAAGAGCAGTAAAATGCAAAAAGCTCATGAATACCAGCTTCTCTATTATATGTACTACCTAAAACATGAAAAGGGCATTAGAAACATTAAAGGTATAATCAACTATCCTAAAATAAGAAAGAAAACATGTATAGATTTAGATGAATCTAAGGAGAAGGAACTAAAAAACATAATCAAAGAAATAGTCAATATCATTAATAATGACCCTCCAAAGCCTGAAAAGATGAAGATTTGCCGGAGATGTGCATATTTTGAGTTTTGTTGGGTGTGA
- a CDS encoding PIN domain-containing protein, giving the protein MIFIDSSFFIAAINKKDQWHEKAGEILPIIRNEEKITSELILSESVTLVGSLFGGKTGLKLFNYILDNHEVRYVDKELSFNSMNTFLKYDGTLSFADSVSIEIMRDLQIERMVSFDSDFDKVDNIIRIH; this is encoded by the coding sequence TTGATATTCATTGATTCCTCTTTTTTTATCGCGGCCATCAATAAAAAGGATCAGTGGCACGAAAAAGCTGGTGAAATTCTTCCAATAATTAGAAATGAAGAAAAAATCACTTCAGAGCTGATTTTATCAGAATCTGTAACACTAGTTGGAAGTCTTTTCGGTGGTAAAACAGGGCTAAAACTTTTTAATTATATTTTAGATAATCATGAAGTTCGTTATGTAGATAAAGAGCTAAGTTTCAATTCTATGAATACTTTTCTCAAGTACGATGGAACATTATCCTTTGCAGATTCGGTTTCTATAGAAATAATGAGAGATCTGCAAATAGAAAGAATGGTTTCGTTTGATTCTGACTTTGATAAAGTTGATAATATTATAAGAATTCATTAA
- a CDS encoding AbrB/MazE/SpoVT family DNA-binding domain-containing protein → MTSETKISKGFQTVVPSDIRKKFDVGPGDILEWKPTKEGAEVRFRKKVTIDDIFGIEDGPETDAVELKKKVQKGEKL, encoded by the coding sequence ATGACTTCAGAAACTAAAATTTCAAAGGGCTTTCAAACTGTAGTTCCATCCGATATACGAAAAAAGTTTGATGTTGGCCCTGGAGACATTTTAGAATGGAAACCCACCAAAGAAGGGGCAGAGGTCAGATTTCGAAAGAAAGTAACCATAGACGACATTTTTGGGATTGAGGATGGGCCAGAAACCGATGCTGTGGAGCTTAAAAAGAAAGTACAAAAAGGAGAAAAGCTTTGA
- the cas3 gene encoding CRISPR-associated helicase Cas3', with protein sequence MALLAKPDETILEHTENALKVFKSIKKAYNNVPELCGVDDFWEHLFYSIFFHDFGKGATGFQEMLKDETHKLRWRYRHEMLSAGFVSALNYDDLYKRAIGIAIITHHKDINKLRERYNTFPSTNGKKLYQKKLSELEPNFEELLSYFKVIGEWSEDYLGYKLDNYKLIPSIDELKDVYKDSALPYYLEWEDEEYTTLHGKYGIFLKGFVNACDHLASGSKYEILDGIKDMRSIFNFPELRKVQEEALNIHGSAFLTSPTGSGKTEASLLWSDTNQNSSKSKRVFYLLPYTASINAMYKRLQKDFGNEDLVGLLHGKASYFLYKALSEDIGNYDLKKNKIKEIKGLSKKIYRPYKILTPFQILKAFFGIKGFEMQISEMTNGLFILDEIHAYDAHTTSLILEILKILKNNYNAEMLIMSATLPTFIKNLFKDNLGISTEIKMDKEELERFTRHEVNVIQGNILDNLDLINDDLNEGKRVLVVCNTVLRAQEVFEELSEEIENSALLHGRFMLRDREKIEKSLDDLDLLVGTQAIEVSLDIDYDVLYSEPAPIDALIQRFGRVNRKGWAKYKIAPVNIFSEVSEKDKYIYNLEIVQKTVQSLENVDILKEDIIQKLVDDIYADGYVGKDKEDFERVQRNFESFNQHIVPFINDSESEMEFYSLFQSYEVVPFKYKLDYLDEIDEKKYFEAMSYFLSISIGQFKKLEKENNVELDGNTYFVDAKYDSRLGLMLEAEDNSII encoded by the coding sequence ATGGCACTTCTTGCAAAACCTGATGAAACTATTCTGGAACACACAGAAAATGCATTGAAAGTCTTTAAAAGTATTAAAAAAGCTTACAATAATGTTCCAGAGTTATGTGGAGTTGACGATTTCTGGGAACATCTTTTTTATTCCATTTTTTTCCACGATTTTGGAAAAGGAGCAACTGGCTTCCAGGAAATGCTCAAAGATGAAACGCATAAATTGAGATGGAGATATCGCCATGAAATGTTATCTGCAGGGTTTGTTTCTGCTCTGAATTATGATGATTTGTATAAAAGAGCAATAGGAATCGCCATAATTACTCATCACAAAGATATTAACAAACTTAGAGAACGTTATAACACATTTCCAAGCACTAATGGTAAAAAATTATATCAAAAGAAATTATCGGAATTAGAACCTAATTTTGAAGAACTTTTAAGCTATTTTAAGGTTATAGGAGAATGGAGTGAGGACTATTTAGGATATAAATTGGATAATTACAAGTTAATTCCCTCAATTGATGAATTAAAAGACGTATACAAAGATTCGGCACTTCCATATTATCTCGAATGGGAAGATGAAGAGTATACAACATTACATGGAAAATATGGAATCTTTTTAAAAGGTTTTGTAAATGCTTGTGACCATCTGGCTTCGGGTTCAAAATATGAAATTTTAGATGGAATTAAAGATATGCGCTCCATATTCAACTTTCCTGAGCTTCGTAAAGTCCAAGAAGAGGCTTTAAATATTCATGGAAGCGCTTTTCTTACTTCTCCAACAGGGAGTGGTAAAACTGAAGCATCTCTTCTTTGGAGTGATACTAATCAGAATTCAAGTAAATCAAAAAGGGTATTTTATTTATTGCCTTACACAGCAAGTATCAACGCAATGTATAAACGGCTCCAAAAGGACTTTGGAAATGAAGATTTAGTAGGATTATTGCATGGTAAAGCATCATATTTTTTATATAAAGCGTTATCAGAGGATATAGGTAACTATGATCTAAAAAAAAATAAAATCAAAGAGATAAAAGGATTGTCTAAAAAAATTTACAGACCCTATAAAATTCTTACTCCATTTCAGATACTTAAAGCATTTTTTGGGATTAAAGGATTTGAAATGCAGATTTCAGAAATGACCAATGGTTTATTCATTCTTGATGAAATACATGCCTATGATGCACATACAACTTCTCTCATTCTGGAAATTCTAAAAATTTTGAAAAATAATTATAATGCAGAGATGCTAATTATGTCTGCTACCCTTCCAACATTCATCAAAAATTTATTTAAGGATAATTTAGGTATTTCAACTGAAATAAAAATGGATAAAGAAGAGCTTGAGAGATTTACGAGACATGAAGTTAATGTTATTCAAGGAAACATACTGGATAATCTTGACCTGATAAATGATGATTTAAACGAAGGAAAACGAGTTCTTGTAGTATGTAACACTGTTTTAAGAGCTCAAGAAGTTTTTGAAGAACTATCTGAGGAGATTGAAAATAGTGCACTTCTACATGGTAGATTTATGCTTCGAGATCGAGAAAAAATAGAAAAGTCTTTAGATGATCTTGATTTATTGGTTGGAACTCAAGCAATTGAAGTATCACTAGACATAGACTATGATGTCTTATATTCTGAACCTGCACCTATTGACGCTTTAATCCAACGATTCGGTAGAGTAAACAGGAAAGGATGGGCTAAATATAAAATTGCTCCTGTAAATATTTTTTCGGAAGTTTCTGAAAAGGATAAATATATTTACAACCTTGAAATTGTTCAAAAAACTGTACAAAGTCTCGAAAATGTGGATATTTTAAAAGAAGATATTATTCAGAAACTTGTAGATGACATCTATGCAGATGGATATGTGGGAAAAGATAAAGAAGATTTTGAGAGGGTACAAAGAAATTTTGAATCATTTAACCAACATATAGTTCCTTTTATTAACGATAGTGAAAGTGAAATGGAGTTTTATTCTCTTTTCCAGTCTTATGAGGTAGTTCCATTCAAATATAAGCTTGATTATCTGGACGAAATAGATGAGAAAAAATACTTCGAAGCAATGAGCTATTTCCTTTCTATCAGTATTGGACAGTTTAAAAAGCTTGAAAAGGAAAATAATGTGGAATTAGATGGGAATACCTATTTTGTTGATGCAAAATATGATAGTAGATTAGGTTTAATGTTAGAAGCAGAAGATAACTCCATTATTTAA